CCTTTGGAGAGACACCTTGGAGGTGCTAGGGCATCGCGCTGTTTCAAGATGCCTTCCTAAAGGTTTTGCAGGCTTCTAAACATTGCTATCGGgctctttgctttcctgtttccATCCAGGTTCTCATGACCATCCAGGAGATACAGGGATACATTCCCTTTGCTTACAGGGAATCCTCAGCATCAATGTGACAGTTCAGTCTCTCAAAGGACTCATTTCCACATGCTATAGCTATAAGAGGTATTTGCAAGTGTTGCTGGAAAACATCGAAAGGGTGGCTATTTGCCCTTCCACCTGCAGaggggtgttggtctcttctcccaagtgataaaacatgagggaatggccttaaattctttcaggagaagtttagattggacattaggaaaaaatccttcacagaaagggttcttgggcactgttAGAAGCTGCCcggtgggggggggcggggattgagtcaccacccctggagatctttaaaagatggggagatgaggtgcttagggatatgatttagtaatggacaggtatggttggagttgatgatctcaaaggtcttttccaacctaatggttctgtgattctgtatccCTCTCCATTTTTAGGACATCTCTGTCATTGCTCTGACTGCAGTAAGAATCAGCCTGGTCTTGTTGATCTGCCTTGGGAGCATTTTCTCCCTTGGGACAGGAGTTACGCCTTCAGTGATGTCTCTCTGGGAAACCACCTGAGctcattttcctctgtgcttgGTCAGATGTAGCTGGGAGTCATCATGTCCAGGGCAGGTTCAAGTCTCTCCCCTTTCAGAGGTCCACTCTGCTGCCTAAGCatatatagaattatagaatcatagaatcacccggttggaaaagaccgaccagataatcgagtccaaccattcctatcaaacactaaaccatgtccctcagcacctcgtccacctgtcccttaaacacctccagggaaggtgactcaaccacctccctgggcagcctgttccagtgcccaataaccctttctgtgaattttttttttcctaatgttcagcctaaacctcccctggtgcagcttgaggccattccctctcgccctgtcacttgggagaagaggccagctccctcctctccacaacctcctttctggtagttgtagagagcagtaaggtctcccctcagcctcctcttctgcaggctaatATCCGTGCTGTCCTTCCCAGCAGTGCCAGGCTGCGAGCTCCCACTGCCTGTGCTGCAAGCCCACAGCCTCCAGTTCATTGCTATTAGGGTTGAGGCTCATGTTTGAGATCACCCAAGTCCTCTCCAGGCCACAATTCTCCCCTCCTTGCTGAGCCTGTTGGCTCCCTCCAAGCCAAACACAGACTGCATTGCGTGAACAAACACAGCGGGTGACCAGAAAACACGTCTCACCTCCTCTCACTGCCTTGTTCCGTTGTGGTTTTTGTTCCGTGTACATCTTGTGTGTCGACTGGTGCTTCTGTCCTGTAATTAATTAAGTCCTTTGGAAAGCATcgctccttccttccctttaaACCCCCTCGCTGATGCTCAGCTCTGTGAAACAGCGCTGCTTTAGGGACTCCTTTCCAGGCTTCTCCTTCGCAGCTCATCTGGCAGCTGCCGTCGCAGCCCGGCAGCCCTTGGCTCATCGAAGCACTTCAGCAGATGCTTAACTTTAATCTGCACCCCAATTCAGTGCAAAGGCGTCCGTAAAGCCAGCTGGGAGCCTGCCTGCTTTACTGGGGATGCGTGGAGGGATGCAAAACCCTTCGATAATGCAAAGCCTGTATTCTAGACCTGGTCCAAGCTCTGTAAGGACTGAAAGATTGCAACAGGGCAAAGTCAAGATTaagataaaatacagaagtGATTTATAGTCTTTGCAGCTGGATCTGTTTCCTTCCTCGTCTTCTCAAAAGTGGTTTTAGCCACTAAACTCGCCAGAATTGTATTTACTGGGCAAATCACGATTCACATACTTATAGACTGCAACACATTTGGAAGCACTGGAAATTAAAAACCACTGGGCTGACCTGGCCTCGGGAATAGCAGGTATCTTACCAGGTTTAGTGTTGGTAGAAAGCCAGTCGGGGATGCCGCGAGAAGCTGCTCGCAGCCAGCGGGTTGACTCTGAAAGACAGAGCACGTTGCTGAGCTGATGTGAAGCCAAATGACTGATTGATTACAGAACTCTTTTCTAGGTGCACTTAATTATTATGTATTTTCTCAACATGAGTTTTTATGGGGGaactttttaaatgtttctttcaaagttttttttacCCTTTAGAAGTAAATAAATCACTTTTTGTTATGTGTGAGTAGAGTTGGGAGGGGGAACATTGTGGATAATGCAgttttttgtaatatttattgcattttgaaAACTAAGATGTGACAAGTTCGGACTTTTGCTGCAGCAGTGGTGTCGACTTTCCCGCTACTCCATATGCCATCACGATGGTTCAGCGTGTTCAAGTCTAGCAGTGAAAATccttgaaacacagaaaagctgggaattGGGTTAACTCATCCTAGCTTTGAGGGGATTGCTCTCTACGGCCATTCCACCTGTATCCTGGCATTTGTTTCACCCAAACACTCTTGTCCTACATGCATATCGATGTATCTATAGTTAAATATatgcttttatatatatatatgtgattATTTGTATATATAACATAAAACAGCAGTTACGTTGTTGTTGTCAAATACTGAGTAAATCTAACAGAAGAGCGTTTATAGGCACCCAGCCTTGTGTgttcatttaaatgttttaaagcaaGGACTATCCttgggaaattatttttctgtacatAGGAGGATATATGTaggatttcatttaaaagaataaagaactgCAGTAGAAATAAGTTAAAATAGCCTGGTCGGTTCCTATAGTCCTCAAAGGCTCTGTTGCAACCATAGGTGAATTCCTTGTGCTGCTTGTAAAGCTGCAAAAGTGTCACTAACGTTGGATTTAATGATCATTTCTGAGATCTTAACATGTTGTGTGAGTGAGGAGACCCCTCCCCAGGGAGCACCTCCTGCCCATCACCGTGAGCACGGGCGAAGAGgaaggctgggatgcaggacagtagaggaaaagggaagaagttGGGGCAGAAAGAGTTTGGTGGGCAGCACAATCTGTGCCTGCCCCCAGAAAACCATGTGTAGGTGTCCATCCAGTGATGGCTTGGAAGAGAAATCCTTCTCAGCGGTGGAGGCTGCCCCGTGGGAAGGGTCTCACGGTGTAACCCATTCTTGCCggggggaagagggaagattgggTGCAAGACCATAGTGCTGGGCCAGGTGCTTGGACAACTCTCTGAGCCCACTCTCGCTTGCCCCATCTCACTGCGTCTTCCAGCCTCTCCTAGGTTTGCACCACTGCACTCACCCCAGGACAATCCCACTGGTGTGGAGGGTTCTGCACGCATCCATCCTGCTCCAGCAAGGCCCGTAGCAAGCCCCTGTGGCAGGGACAGGCTCCCCCCATGGTGAGACAACCCCAATCCTCCAGGGAAAAGGCAAAGCTGCCTCTCCTGGAGCAGGTTTTCCTGAAAGGCTTTGCCTTTGTTAACAGGTTGAATAGAATCATCCTAGTGCAGTTCTCAAGCTGCTGAAAAGGAACTGAGATTCTGGCTGTGTAACAGGCACTTTCTGCTTCATGTCCATAAGttgtcaggagaaaaaaagatagctgagtgtttttaatatttagaaTGAGAGaatccctgtccctgctggtgGTGGCATTACGTTCTTAGTGCACTTTTTGCTGCCAAACAAATGGTATCacttagtttccttttttttccctcaaataaGGAAGGATTTTATTGTCCGTATGATCCTAAAAATTACCAAGAACTAACTGTTCTGCCTATGTCTGAAGGTCTGGCCGAACAGGagaaaaagttactttttttccagagaaaatagaatttgtttgttttgttcgtTTACATCACAGCTAACTATTCTACACTCAAAAGTTCATATTGTGAagtcagtttcttttctttatttccaaacATTTGTACCAGGTACAACGAATAATTACTGACTAGACACCATTTTGTATAATAACAATTTCAGCTGTACCCAGGTTGCTCTCAATGTGTTGTTTCCTCAGTCATGCTGGTTAAATTGTTCTAGTTACAAACATGGGCTAAGTAAACAAAAAAGTCctttaaaatgtgtttactTGTTTGAGGAATTGTGCCACTTCCCAGACTGTGGTCACCAAGGTGGAAACTGCCTCCAAGGTTTTAGGCTGCACAGTTTGTGTGATGCAGATGAGGCTGTTTTTGTGCAAGTAAAAGCAATCGAGAATAagtccagatttttttttttttaaaggtttaacTGCGTACTCTGACATTCTTGAGCAGCGCTGAAGCAGTGACCTGGTGTCTGACACACCGAGTAAATCAGGTCACTGTTTGCTGCAAAGGAACTGTGCAGGTAGAAGCAAAGGGCAATAGAGTGATACCCTACCAGCATTTAGTGCACAACATGCGCCACTGTGAATCACCTTAATGCgctgtctgcatttttttcagatttgaaaatagtttgggttggaagggaccttaaagatcatccagttccaacacccctgccatgggcagggacacctcccaccagcccaggctgcccaaggccccatccaacctggccttgaacacccccagggatggggcagccacagcttccctgggcaacctttgccagtgcctcaccaacctcatggtgaagaaattcttccttatgtctagtctaaatctgcccctctccagtttatgcccattgcccctcgtcctatcactacaagacttcataaaaaatccctccccagctttcttctagccccttcaggtactggaatgttgcagtaagttctccttggagccttctcctctccaaatcTGTAGTAAGACAGCGACAATAAATTATCAaggaataataattaaaaacacaCCCACTCCAAAAAAAGCCCAGCCAAAGCCTTTGCTTAACATGCCAGGTGCCATCACTTTGTGCACGAGGGCTTTACCCAGTCCCTGCTCTGAGGCCAGCGCCTCCTTGAAGGGGCATCAGGAGCGACATTGATGCAGCTCATCAGCAACTGACTGTGCTGTCCAAGAGAATAGGAAGCCCCATGCTGATTTCCATCTCCCTAATTTTAGTTAATAATTACAGCTTGTGCCCAGCTGGCCTGAGGGCCGTGCCCTCTGTATCCTATGGAGCGGTGGCCCCTTTGTGGAGCTTGACACCCACTAACACCTCTACCTCAAggctgtattttgtttttcacagctGTTTTGGGGCGCACTGCAGCCAAATGCAATGCCAGAGTTTGTAAATCAAACTCTGCTGCAGAGGTAGGTGTGATGGGACATGCCAGGCAGCTCACCAGCTGTCTGGGCTGCTTTGTCCAGACCACATTGAAATATTCCAGCATGAAGTACCAGAGGAAGCAGAGAGCTAAATAATTAAagacattctttaaaaaaaaaaaaaaaaggggtagCTGATTAATAGGTTTCAACAATAATCCAACCGGTATGAGCTAGTTCAGCACCCAAGCCCTGCAGGAATGGTATCCATCCAAAATTAAGTCAAATGTCAGTTCTTGATCAAGAACCAACAGGGAGAAACAGGCACGTTGCACTCCTTCACAGGCCTGTGTAAGATTatctaaacagaaaaacaaaggcagagCACTTCAGGACAGAAAATGGACACAAATCCACATCCAAATGTTAACCAGGAAGCACACAGAGCTGGTCATGACACCACCACTGTGGCACTGGCTAGTTGCTGTTTTGTTCCAAGACCCTTTTGTACACACAGCTGAGTTACGAACACCTTGGCCTCCCAGCAGGAAGCTTTTAGAGGGTAATTTTACCTTAAGGCATGTACAAAACTTTCTCCAATGACAGATGTGACAGCAAACCGAGCCCGATACAGCATTTGCGGCTGAGAACGATGCACTGATGACCACTTTAACAGCCAGTGCTGTTATTTCTGAAAGCATCTACCAGTCACAGTTCCCGTGTTCACGCTTCCAACACACAGAAATAGCACACGCAGCAGCAGGACTGCTGCTCCGCCATCCTGGTAATATCCTGAGTGAATGTGTTCTCTGAAGACTGAAAGAACCTCAGCAGCTGTGACCTCACTTATCAGCTCCTGGAGCATTATCCTCCACTTCCTTCAGAGCAACGTTCACCTGTGTTCACGGTGAGTGAGACTTTCAAGCTGTGTCATTAAGTGTAGAGTGAGGATCAAGTGAAACTCACTTGCAGACATGTCACCTTTCTCCCTCAGTGCTGTTTCCCGAATCAAAACACTCTACAAAGCCTGTTCAAGAAGAAATAACTTTATTATAGCTTCCATCAGAGAGGTTTCACCACAAATGGTGAGGACAGTTCGTTAGACTGTCTCTCTCATGATTTTAGTGAGTTTCTGGATCTTCGACCTTGTTGACATGTCCACGTACTTCTCCCCGATGTTGACAATCATGCCACCAAGGATTGACGGATCAGTCTGAGGAAGAAACATGGAACAGAAATCCTATTAGCAAAAATGTATTAGCCTAGTATTCAATTTTTACACaagtaaaagaaaagcttttaaaagagCCTTTTTAAAGACAACTTTGCAGTCACTGTGCTCCAAAGTTAATATTTTAGTAATTTAAGCATCAGCAGGTCTACAAGAAAACAGCAACTGGATTCAGttaaataatcctttttttaaaagatcagAGACAGAAACCCAGTTTGACATGAACTTGATGAAAGTTATTCACAAATGAAAAACCCAGACCTTGGTCTCCAGTTTCAAGACCTCTCCCTTAGCCAAGAAGCCACTCAGAGCACTTTTTAGCTCAGTAAGGCTGGCATCATCCAAGGGCTGAAAAACataaacagaagacaaaggacttgaaaatacattaataagCTATAGCAAGAACCCAAATTTTCTACTCAAGATTCTTCTAAAGGCATGTACTTCTACCAGGAAGACAGATTAATCAGCCTCCTTGAACAGGAATAACCTAAGGacaacacagaaacagaagtcaCTTTGTGCTCTCCTAATTTTATGAAACAAACACTGTACTATGCGCACATATTCATTGCAAAAGGTCAATGCTGACATCTTCAGATCAAAGTGTCAGGAATCCACACTTGCCAAAGTAAGTACTTGATGGAAAACCTGATCTGCCTCACAGCAGCGTTCAGGCTGTACAAGGACAGATTAATTGCTGCTTCTAACAGTTAAGATCACCAGCTTGAGAAGAAACGTGGTTTCATGTAAAGCACTAGGCAGTGACAGAGGACGCAGGCAGTgagcatccagctctgctgcaggctggcagaACACTCCTGGCTAAGCACACCTCTCTCCATCACCACAGAACCCTGCACTGCTGGGGGAGAGACTGTGAATTTGTCCTTGCTGTCCCTACAGGCAACTCAGAAACCACTGAGACAGAAACAAAAGGGACTTGATCAAGGAGCAGTGGCTTTGAGTTAATAGCTATTTTAGTAATTTCTATTCCAAAGAGTCTCAAagcagtttgggctggaagggacctttaaaatcATCGAGTCCcagacccctgccatgggcagggacacctcccactgcatcaggttgttcaaagcctcatccaacctggccttgaacagggGGCAGTCACAACTTCCtggggcaacctgtgtcagtgcctcatcacccgcatagcaaaacatttcttcctaatatctaatctaaatctcccctctttcagcttaaaactgttacccctcatcctgtccctgcactccctgataaagagctgcTCCCAGGCTTTCCTGTAGTCTAATTTAGTAGCCAACACTTTGAGAGCCAAAAGAaactaacaacaacaaaaagcagcaggaaagcaaCTACGCATTAAATATTAAGTAAAACTTGTGGGAAGGTTTGCACAGGCTTGTGAGTTCACATATCCCTGATGGCTGCCAACTAGAGTAACAATCTGTGCTTGTGGCCTGCAGAGAGCCAGTCAGCCTGAAGCAGAGGAGTCTCCTTATTAAGTGCAGGTAGGCAGCTCACTGTAGCCCTCCCCAAGGTGCTAGAGATTTACATCACATCCCTAGCTGACCAGCTTCCTGCTCTAACACACCTCGTCATGGAACCACGAATGAAGAAGTCATTGAAGAGCCAGACCCACCATGCCTCCAGCCTGACCTTATAGTTCACAGAAACACCATCTTCCCTCTCACATTCCTTCTCATTCTCTCATGCTCCTTCTCACCAGCCAGACTTGCCTGTCTGCTATTTTTGAAGAAGTCTTCCTGAAGTTTAGGAGTTTGCCACTTGTCCCAATTACTGCAGGCGGTGAACTAGGTAACTGCTTCCCGTGAAGCAGAGAACCAAGCACCAGAGGCATTCTCAGTCCTACCAGgtatctgcctctctccagctaACAGCTCTTCTCTAGTCCTGATCCAATCTGTACGGTTCTGATGACAGAAGTAAGAACGTGGGCAGTTCTGCCCACAGACCAGGCTGACTTTCATCAGCCACTGGGTCCACACATAGGAAGGAAAAGTGTTACCTGTTCAGCCAAAATGGGagaaacagatttaatttttgaaCAATAATTGTCAGGTATCAAAACTATTTGTAGAAAGACTTCCACTTTGGTAGTGGCAAGTTATTTCTTCACTACTCAGGTATTTAAACTTAAagtaaaaaaagctttttttttatactacTACCTCCTAAGCTTGATCTAGAGGTTCCCAACTCACCTGTGCAGTGGTGACTGTGCACACCACCTCTCCTCGGTACGCACTCATGATCTTCCCAAAAGCAGAGACAATGTCTGGTGTGTAACGCAAGCGACCGTTTTCAGCAAGCAAATCTGGAAGAGGCAGATGCATTGGAAGGGTTGAAAACACCCACGAGAAGCAGACTTGGTTGGCTAACAGTAATAACAAGTAGCCttaagacatttttcttaagtCCAGGGGGTACTCACTCATCAGGTTGACAGTAATGGGGGACATCTTCTCTTTTGCCAAGGCATCACTCACAGCTTTTTGTTTAA
This genomic window from Phaenicophaeus curvirostris isolate KB17595 chromosome 1, BPBGC_Pcur_1.0, whole genome shotgun sequence contains:
- the ATP5PO gene encoding ATP synthase subunit O, mitochondrial; the protein is MAAVAGLGLKVRQLSTSAARPVSKLVKPPIQVYGLEGRYATALYSAASKQKKLEQVEKELNRVWTLLKDPKLSSVVMNPHTKSAVKQKAVSDALAKEKMSPITVNLMNLLAENGRLRYTPDIVSAFGKIMSAYRGEVVCTVTTAQPLDDASLTELKSALSGFLAKGEVLKLETKTDPSILGGMIVNIGEKYVDMSTRSKIQKLTKIMRETV